The region CATCAAGATACAAACTCCAAATGATACAACTATCACTGGTTCAAATTTAAGTGCCAATAATCTAATAGATATAAACACAAATAACTTAAATATAAACTCTAGCAAAAACACCTATACATCAGAAAGTAAAGACAAAAGCATAGGTGGAACCATGAGATATACTATGTATGGTGGTGGCGGCGGAAGTGCTGGCCTAAACTACTCTACTAGTAGTAGTGACACAGAGAGCCTAACAAATAACAACTCTCATCTTTACTCAGCTAAAGATATGAATATAAACACAGCTAATGACGCAACCATCAAGGGAGCAAATTTAAGAGCTGATGAGAGATTAAATTTAAAAGTAGGAAATAACCTAAACTTAGAGAGTGTAAGAGACAAATACGCATACAACGAAAGAGGATATAGTGTAGGTGTTGGTATAGGATTTAGTAGTGATAAATCACCAAACTCAAGCTTTGCTAATCCATCTAGCACAAAAGCAACTAGCACCAATGCAAATTTCTCTAGATCAAGCTCAAATACAATAACTAAACAAACCGTACTCTCATCTATAACAGCTAATGAGCTAAACGTAGAGGTAGGCAAAAACACTCATCTAAAAGGATCACTTCTTGCAGCAGGAGAGTATGATAAAGATAATACCTTTATAGATAACCACAACCTAAATTTAAAAACAAATACCCTAAGCTATGAGAACCTATCAAATACAAGCTATGCTAAAGGAACAAACTTTAGTATAGGAGCTAACTATATCCTAGAAGATAAAAACAATAAAGATAGCAGATCAAATAACAATCAAGAAGATAAATTTACAGGTCTTAAATCAATAGATCTATCTAACCATAGAAATTTAAGCTACAGCTTATCTAAAAACCTAGCAACTCTAGGTAGTGGTAACATAGAGATAGCAGATAAAGAAAACTCTGATGATCTAACAAGACTAAATAGAGATACAACTAAACTAACAAAAGATCTAGTAAATACTAGCATAAGCTCAAATGTAGATGCTAGCATGGATTTAAGAGTGCTAACAAAGAGTGGGCAAAAGGATATCAAGGATGAGTTTAATACAGCCACTGCCATAACAAAAGCACTAAATGCCATTATAGAAACTGGTGAGTTTAATTTTAATAGTGAAGTAAAAGAAAATGTTGCACAGTATGAAGCTGGAAAACTATTAGGCAAAGAGCTTGCTCAAAAACTAACAGATGATAGTGTTACCATAGAAGAAAAAGAGGCCTTAGGAAATAAATTTATACAGCTATTTGCAAGTATGTCAGGTCTTGATCTAGATGGCATATCTTTAAGAATAATTGATGATAAATTCGCAAAAGGAAAAGACGATGAAAAATTTCTAGGACATTTTAATAGTGGCTCAATAATACTAAATTTAGCCCATATTAAAAATGTTGATCAGTTTGTGAGCACTCTAGGTCATGAGTTAAAACATGCTATGGATTATAAAGCTGGCAAATTTATACCAGGAGATAGTAAGCAAGATAGATATGCAAAACTAAAAGAAGATAGTTTTAGTGACTATCTAAGCAAAGCTCTAAATTTACAAGATAGTGGCATCAATGCCAAAGATGCAGCTATAAACTATATTAAAAATCAAAGTAGCTTAAATACACTTCTTTTAAATTCTTATATGTTTAATGGACTAGATAAGAGTAAGGGGGATAATAGACAATTTAGTCAGCCAGAAATAGACTGGTTAAAGGCTAATGGCAATAATTTTGCCAACTTCATTAGAGAGAGAACAGGTATAGACATTTCTCAAGATGAAGCCATTTCAAGACTTTCAGTGCAGGCACTAAAGCAAAGTGATAATGTTTGGTCTTTGATGTTTAATAAAGATGATGTCTTAGCAAAAGAGTTTTTGACAAAATCTGACAACAAAGATGGTCTATTTGTAGTTGATAAATTTGATAATAGAAATAATAGATTAAATTTAGATGTAGCAATTAATAATATAGATTTTTACAATAAATATATTCATCCAAACATAGACTCTTTACCACTAGAAACAGTTAAAAATAGTATATTAAACTTGGCATATAATGCAGATAAAATACCAAGCAACTTGCAAAACTGGTATAAAGATCAGACTTTTACAGCCTCTAGCTTGCGTGACGGTGCTATATCTTTGGCAAAAGATATAGCCGTAAACGGAGTAAGTGGCGTAAGAAATATGTACTATAATATATTTAACAACGATAAAAAGATTTTAGAAAAAGTTTATGACTATAATGGCATAAGCGATGATATAGCATTGATATCAGGATTTGATACATCTAGTTTGACTGGTGTAGCAGCAATAGGAAAAGGAGCGGGCGTTGGTCTTGGAAAAGGAGCTGTATATGTAGCTAATGGCCTAAAAGCTCCATTTGTAGAGATGGAAAAGAGAGTGGCTGCAAAAGTAGCAGCCAATACCCCAAAAGGTGGAACATTAGGTAGTGATGGTATACTAAGACACAATGGCAAAGAGTATGTAGCTCGCAGTCTTGATCTATCAGGAAATAAAGTGATATATGAACAAGTAATAAATAAAAAAGGCACTGGAAATTTTAAAACTACCAACGATAAAGGTTATTTCATAACAGTTCGTAAGCCAAAACTGGCTTCACCAGAAGCTCCAGAAAAGGATATTAAATTCTATGATATCTCAAAAACCCCAGGTATAGTAGCAGGTACCACTATAGGTGGAGGCATAGATCTTGGATCACAATATATAAATAATGGCTATAGCTTTAAAAATCTTGACTACACCGAAATAATAATAAACGCATTAGGTGGTGCTTATGGCGGAGCTGCTAGCGGTTTATTCTCGGCAATAGGTAGAGGCGCCTTTGTTAACTCATCTACTGAGCTATACTCTCAGCTTAAAGATAGATCAAAAGATGTAGATGCAGAGAGAGTGATCGGAAAAGGTTTTGCTGGTGGAACTTTTGGTGCATTCGGCAATATAGCAGGAAATTTTGGTAAAAATATAAAAGTCGGCAATGGGGATTTGCAGACCGCAGCTGAAGCTGTGGCAAGTATATTTACTGGAATAGCTCAGGCAGCAGCCGATAGCATGAATAGTAAGGATAGTAAAAACAACAAAGGCGATAAAAAATGAAAAATGGTTTTCTTAAATTTTTAATAATAATTGCTGGTGTGGCATTTTTGCTTATTTGTTTAAGAATATTAGTTTACTTTTTTGGGAAATACTATGTTGATGCCGTAGCCGCATTAATTATACTTACAAATGTATATTACATAATTAAAAACGGTATAAAAAAGAGTGACTTTCGGAAAAAGAATTTTAAAACAATGGACGTCACAATAGGTGGCGTCTCTTTGGTACAAGCCATATTTGTATTTATAATGTGGGTTGGTTACAATGCAACAAGAGGATAAACATAAAAGTAGGTTATCAGTTGTTACAGGAACGGGTCAAGCAGTAGCCGATAGTATAAAAAGCAAAAATGACAAAGACAAAAAAGATAACAAAAAATAAAAAAATTTCTAATTATTTTTTTTGGTAGCATATTATGTCTCGGCTTTATAGTAATCCTAAAACTTCTTTTTGGAGAACACTATATTGATGCCATGGCTGTATTGCTAATATTTGCCAATGTATGTTTTATAATAAAAAACGGTATAAAAAAGAGCGATTTTAAAAAAGAATATATACAAAAAATGGAAATAAAAAGAGGTGGTGTTGCTTTAATCCACTCTTTTTTAGTTTTTGTATTTTGGCTACTTTACAATGCCACAATGGGATAAACATAAAAGTTGACGTTTTGGATAAAACAACGTTTAAATCTGTTAAATTTAAGCAAGAGTTAAATGTATTAATAAAGCCAAACCTAAATTCTTTAGAATTTCTCGATTAAAAAGCCATAGGGAGAAATTTAGGAAATGGATATGATAGTAAATAAAAATGATAAGCAGCACCATCTAACAAATGGACAGTTGGTGTAAAAGTGAAAAATAAATGAATTATTTAATAGGTTTTATTATTTTTGCCGGAGGGCTGTCTATCCTAGTGGATCCGGCTCCACCGATAAATATTTTTGGTCTGCCAAAAGGAGATGTTATCCCTTATGGTCTAAATATACCAGTGGGATCTGTCATGGCGTTGCTTGGCTTGCTTTTTATATATAGGGAGTTAAAAAAATAGTTGAGGAACTGTAAATTTGACCCTTGTTGGCTTAAAGGTAATGAAAAATGAGTAATTTCTTTATATCTATTGGATTTTTGATAACTGCTATTCAAATTTTTGCTAGCAAGAAAATAGCAAGAGCATATGATAGTGCCGACTACTCTTTTATGGGATATTTCTACTTACTTTCTGGTGTAGCGGCATTAGTGGGCGCCATATTATTTTTTTGGCTTGGATATAGGTCTATTAAATTTAAAGATATCAAGAAAGAATTTGAATACAAGTGGTGTGATAACTGTGGCAAAGCCATTAAAGTTGGTAAAGATACCTCTTGGTGCCCAGATTGTGGCAAGCCGCTAACTAAATTTAACGACAAGCACGGTAAAAAAGCATCTAAAGTATAGTGTTCTTTCATTGGCTATGTAAATTTCATATAAATTCATTTAAAAATTTAGGCGATATTACCAAGATAGGAAGTAATATGGAGAAAAGTCAAAGAATAGCTGCGGGTTGTATATCATTTGTAGAGCTTGTTTTGTGTATGATATATGGGAAGTACTATATTAGAGGTTGGAGCGAAGCTAACCTTCTTTCGGTCTCCTTTTTTATTTGTGTTTTTGTATATTGCGCTATGCCCTTTTTCATCAAAGGTAATATTGCAAGTTCATTAATTAAATTTGATATTTTGTCAACAATTACACTTTTTTTAATATATTTGCTTGGTTTTAAATTTATCTATGATAGTTTTGAAGGATACATACGGTATATTGCTATTTTTATACTTATTATTATAGTTATAAAGACATCGCTTAAAATATTTAATAAAAATGGGCAAAAAGATGAATGATAGGCTAAAATACATGATCATCCTAGGGTATTTTTTAGTTATATACTCTGGGATTATAATGGTATATCTTGGCTATTCCTATAAGATTTCTCTACTATTATTTTGTTTATTTAATTTAATTGTTTTCTTAAAAATATTTTATATTATAAATTTTAGAGATGAGCCATTAAAAATTGTTACAGTTTTTCTTAGCATACTATTGTTTGCTGTTTTTATGGTTATTTTTGTATTTGTGGAAAGACTGATAATGAATGCAATTTTGTGCGGGATGGATGGATATGGATATTTGCGTAGGCATGGCTATATAGATTGTAGTTGCGCAGATCTATTGCCAGGCGATCATCTTTTTTGGGATATTTTATCAACTTTGTATTATCCGATATACATATTTATATTCATCAAACCTTTTGTAGGATATTTAAAAAAGAGCACACAAATATCTAAAAAAACATTATAAAATCAAAATTTATATAGAAATAGTAGAAAGTTAAAGCAAGAAAGTAGATAAAAATGAAAAATAATTTGTTAATACTTTTAAAAGTTTGGCTACTACTATTTTTTGTGTATCTTATTTTTAGGATATTTATTTATTTTTTTGGTGAACAAAGAATTTATATGTTGATTTTGTGCCCTATTTTGTTTAACGGATATTATGTGATAAAAAATGGCATTAAAAGAAGTGACATAACTTTGTATAAAATAAAAAACGATCAAGTAAAAAATAATGGATTTGTAGCATTTGTATGGTTTGTTTTTTGCATTTTTGTATTAGTGTTTTGGATAGTTGTTAAGTGAAATAGGTCAAATAATTTTTGTATTAGCATGGAATTTGGTAATATTTGTAGCGATTATTTTTTTGGTTTGTAATGTGGCCTTTAATTTATTTTCTGCTGTTTTTACCGTATATTTAGTGCTTTGCATAGTAAAAAACTGGTTTAATCAGTGCAAAACCAATAAATGGAAATGCAGATGAAATTTTTAAAGATATAACAAAGGGTGGTAAAATTCGCTCAAGTGGTGCTGTTGAAATGCCAGATGGAACAATTATAAATTTACATAAATCATCTAAGACACAAGAACATTTTCAAACAATAGATATTAATAAAAACGGAAAAATATATAAAATTAGGATAGAAGAATGAATAATTTCATAGAAGAAAATAGGTTTTATTCGGATAATGAGTATCTTACGCGAACAGCATATTTTAAAGCTGATGAAAATGTAAATTTGGAAAAATTAAATGAGATAAATTTCTATAAATTATTACAATATAAAGAAAAATTAAAAGATAAAAAATACTTAGGCTTATTGTTTAATTTTAAAAATATAAAAACCAGTGATTTTAGAGAATTTTCAAAAAATGAACTATTAAAATATGTTGAAAAACAGCTTATTGATCTTATTGATTTAGAAATGGAAGTGTATGAAATCGGTGATAAAGAATTAAAGTTTGATAATTTTGATGAAGTATTGAAATATTGCAAACATAATGTCAAACAAATACAACAAGAAAAAGATAAAATAGAAAAATGGTTTTTATATTTTAAAGATACTTTGATGCAGGCTGATAAATATTATTTGCTAGATAGAGAGTGGTTTAAATTTGGTGATGAGCGAGTATTTGAAATAGAATATTTATCGTATGTAATTTATATTTTTGTCATTTGTTTTAGTGAAAATAAGATTTTTACATATGAATTAAGCTGGGATTAATTATGGAAGAACACTACGGTACTTGTCTGTCATCGCCGATAAGACCAAATTGGAAATAAATTATGAAAAAATATTTAACTATAAATGAAGCGTACGTTTACGCATATAGGTTTTTAAGTGGTCTATATTTTTCAAAAATTTAGATGATGACTTAGGTGGTCTTTGAGTAGTATGCCGCCAGAAATTTGGATAGGAGAAAATTCGGCAGTATTTATATCATCAATAGGCTGGACTTAAATAGTCTAGGTGGATTTGCAGTAGGTGGGATTGAAGGACTTACTGATTTGGGAAATATTATCTTACACCCAGTAGATGCTATAAATGGTTTAGATAATGCTTTTTATCACCCTATCCTAACAGCCAAAAATGTAAATGCAAACATACAAGAATTTATAGCTAAAAATTTTGTAGATAGTGTCTTAGGTGATCAAAGCTCTATAAATTATAGAAATTATCACGCACTAGGTGAAAATATAGGTTCTCTTGGAGCAGCTGGTAAAGTAGGACAAATAGCAAAAAATAGTAGAAAACTAGCAAATATCGGTAAAAATGGCGACAATATAGTTAAAAACAATAAACCAAGCGATACTAAATCGGCTACTACAAATTCAAATAATAACGGGAACAATTGGAATAATAATGGCAATGACGGAATAGTTGTTGCTGGGGGAAGTGAGATTGAAAAATTAAATAATAAACTAAATCATATTTTCAATAAGAAAGAACATAAATTAGGTGATTTTTAAATAAATTTGAAAACAATCAACAACAAGCCTATAATGCAACAACTAAGGAACTTGAAAAAGATATGGCGAAAGATAAATTGCCAAATAATTTTACTAGTGGTTATAAAGTTAATATTAAAGGTTTTGAAATTACCGTGCGTGGAGTTATAAAAAATGGAAAACCAGAAATCGGAACAATGTTTATACCTTGATAAATTTACAAGTATTGTAGATATTGAAACTACAATTGTTAAATTGATAAGTGATGATTTGGGCGATTATGCACTTTACGAGCAATTTGAAAATTCAGAAATTATAAAAAGAGAGATTTCGACTGCTGGGTATTATTGTTATTTTGGCTTTAAAAAAGACGTGGAAAAAAGTAAAAACAATGGCTTTGTTGGCAATGTAAATTTAATACTTTCCAATGAAAATATTGGCGGTGCAATGGTATTTTTAGAAAATGGATTATTAAAAATGATAGAGTGCTATTTTTGGCAGAAAAATACTTTTTTTGAAGATATAAATAAGTTTTAGATATTAAACAAATGATGAAGGAGATTTGTGTATATAATAAAAAATTACGAGTTAGACATATAACTATGCAAATTAGACAAATGGTGGAAATTTTAATTAAAAATTCACAAAGTGATAATAAAGATTATAAATTTTCAGATGAAATTTTTTATTTTGAAGATGGTAAGATGGGAAGCTTTGGCTTTGTTTATGGAAGCAATGAGTATATCGGCGGTGGCAGGCATATTTCGGACATAGAGTTTTATGATATTGATGGAATACTTTGTGTGGCTACTATGTTTGCATACGATAATAATTTTGTTGATAGTGTTGATATTTGGAAAGTTGA is a window of Campylobacter concisus DNA encoding:
- a CDS encoding DUF2614 family zinc ribbon-containing protein, with product MSNFFISIGFLITAIQIFASKKIARAYDSADYSFMGYFYLLSGVAALVGAILFFWLGYRSIKFKDIKKEFEYKWCDNCGKAIKVGKDTSWCPDCGKPLTKFNDKHGKKASKV
- a CDS encoding DUF6984 family protein, with the protein product MKEICVYNKKLRVRHITMQIRQMVEILIKNSQSDNKDYKFSDEIFYFEDGKMGSFGFVYGSNEYIGGGRHISDIEFYDIDGILCVATMFAYDNNFVDSVDIWKVDFSPLIKIPTNENDFFIPNEKLKITTE